One part of the Sorangiineae bacterium MSr11954 genome encodes these proteins:
- a CDS encoding ABC transporter substrate-binding protein, which yields MKIPTLLITVLAALSLGLAGCSSSTARDTDKANPDGSPKTLRIGYQLIPNGDLIVKDQKWLEQALPHTTITWSKFDSGGDVNTAMIAGSIDIGLAGSSPVTKGLTAPLNIKYKVVWIFDVIGDNEALVARGAGSVKDLKGKKIATPFSSTSHYSLLAALQEAGLTESDVKLLDMEPPDIQAAWTRQDIDAAYVWTPHLAQLQKDGKTLVTSGELAKRGKLTADLAVVRNAFADKYPKAVQAWLTQEDRAVKLVRQDKTAAAAAVARQLNLVPAEASRQIDQLILLDAKEQAGPDYLGTPKKPGAFAQNLLSAAEFLKAQGKIQGIPPLSTFQQNLGAKELADTFGP from the coding sequence ATGAAGATCCCTACGCTCCTGATCACCGTCCTCGCGGCGCTGAGCCTCGGGCTCGCAGGTTGCTCCTCCAGCACCGCCCGCGACACGGACAAGGCCAACCCCGACGGTAGCCCCAAGACGCTGCGAATTGGGTACCAATTGATTCCCAATGGCGACTTGATCGTCAAAGACCAGAAATGGCTGGAGCAGGCGCTGCCCCACACCACCATCACCTGGAGCAAGTTCGATTCGGGCGGCGACGTGAACACCGCGATGATCGCCGGCAGCATCGACATCGGCCTGGCGGGCTCGAGCCCGGTCACCAAAGGTCTGACCGCGCCGCTGAACATCAAATACAAAGTCGTTTGGATCTTCGATGTCATCGGCGACAACGAGGCCCTCGTCGCCCGCGGTGCCGGCTCGGTGAAGGATCTCAAGGGCAAGAAGATCGCCACCCCCTTCTCCTCGACCTCGCACTACAGCCTGCTCGCGGCGCTGCAGGAGGCCGGGCTCACCGAGTCCGACGTCAAGCTCCTCGACATGGAGCCACCGGACATTCAAGCCGCGTGGACCCGCCAGGACATCGACGCCGCCTATGTGTGGACGCCGCACCTCGCGCAGCTGCAGAAAGACGGAAAGACCTTGGTCACCAGCGGCGAGCTGGCCAAGCGCGGCAAGCTCACCGCCGATCTCGCGGTGGTCCGAAACGCCTTCGCCGACAAGTACCCCAAGGCCGTGCAGGCGTGGTTGACCCAAGAAGATCGCGCGGTGAAGCTCGTACGCCAGGACAAAACCGCCGCGGCGGCCGCCGTCGCGCGGCAGCTCAATCTCGTCCCCGCCGAGGCGTCCCGTCAAATCGATCAGCTGATTTTGCTCGACGCCAAAGAGCAGGCCGGCCCCGACTACCTGGGCACCCCCAAAAAGCCGGGCGCGTTCGCGCAAAACCTCCTCAGCGCCGCCGAATTCCTCAAGGCCCAAGGTAAAATCCAGGGCATCCCTCCGCTCTCGACCTTCCAACAGAACTTAGGCGCCAAGGAGCTCGCCGATACCTTCGGCCCGTAA
- a CDS encoding ABC transporter permease: protein MSARVVDEETADLQLDVARRRLATQVAVGNFGLRAGAVSILLALWWAIAAAKIFDPVFVPSPGAVWDRLIETSTVHDGQRGVSGYLLYEHLLTSLRRILIGSVLGVAGGLVLGLLIGLVPVIRTLIAPLITFVRTLPPLAYFSLLIIWFGIDELSKIWLLLIAALPPVAVATADAVSGVHQDYVNAARTLGANRWQVALRIVLPSALPEIMTGVRIAVGVVYTTVVAAETVNGVPGVGGMIRDAQRYNQTDIVVLGLLIIGASGLILDGLLHYAERRLAPWRGKT, encoded by the coding sequence ATGAGCGCCCGCGTCGTCGACGAAGAAACGGCAGATTTGCAGCTGGACGTGGCCCGGCGCCGGCTCGCCACCCAGGTGGCCGTGGGCAACTTCGGGCTTCGAGCGGGTGCGGTCTCGATCCTGCTGGCGCTCTGGTGGGCGATCGCGGCCGCAAAGATCTTCGACCCCGTGTTCGTGCCCTCGCCCGGCGCGGTGTGGGACAGGCTCATCGAAACGTCGACGGTGCACGATGGCCAGCGCGGGGTGAGCGGCTATTTGCTGTACGAGCATCTCCTTACGAGCTTGCGCCGCATCTTGATCGGAAGTGTGCTCGGGGTGGCCGGTGGCCTCGTGCTCGGCCTGCTCATCGGCCTGGTGCCGGTGATCCGCACCTTGATCGCGCCGCTGATCACGTTCGTGCGCACCCTGCCGCCGTTGGCCTATTTCAGCCTCCTCATCATTTGGTTCGGCATCGACGAGCTGTCGAAGATTTGGCTGCTGCTCATCGCCGCGCTGCCCCCGGTGGCCGTGGCCACGGCCGACGCCGTATCGGGTGTGCACCAGGATTACGTGAACGCGGCGCGGACCTTGGGGGCGAATCGGTGGCAGGTGGCGCTGCGCATCGTGCTGCCATCTGCGCTTCCGGAGATCATGACCGGCGTCCGGATCGCGGTCGGAGTCGTCTACACCACGGTCGTCGCGGCCGAAACGGTCAATGGAGTGCCCGGCGTGGGCGGCATGATCCGCGATGCCCAGCGCTACAACCAGACGGACATCGTCGTTCTCGGCCTGCTGATCATCGGAGCCTCCGGCCTGATCCTCGACGGCCTCCTGCACTATGCCGAACGCCGGCTCGCGCCCTGGCGTGGGAAAACCTGA
- a CDS encoding TetR/AcrR family transcriptional regulator: protein MRTNPSTVPPERGLRADAKRNRDKLLAAAEAVFTEHGAEASLDDVAKRAGVGIGTLYRHFPTREALLAAACDERLLALAERSRDHRASSRTAALRSFLEELVRHASVYRGLAASLGVVLQSGSPGCHAATEEGQRLLALAQRSGEVRRDVDFDDVVCMATAVSLAATQHAGDARRVHRLVTLFVDGLSLRREPRAAGTKRTTPRRAR from the coding sequence GTGCGAACGAATCCTTCCACCGTCCCTCCCGAGCGCGGGCTGCGCGCAGACGCCAAGCGCAATCGGGACAAATTGCTGGCGGCGGCCGAAGCCGTGTTCACGGAGCACGGGGCGGAGGCCTCCCTCGACGACGTCGCCAAGCGCGCGGGGGTTGGCATCGGGACCCTCTACCGGCACTTTCCCACGCGTGAAGCGCTGCTCGCCGCGGCGTGCGACGAGCGGCTGCTCGCCCTCGCTGAAAGGAGCCGCGACCATCGCGCGTCTTCGCGCACCGCCGCGCTTCGTTCGTTCCTCGAAGAGCTCGTGCGCCACGCGAGCGTCTACCGGGGGCTGGCCGCGTCGCTGGGGGTGGTGCTCCAGAGCGGCTCGCCGGGCTGTCACGCGGCGACCGAAGAAGGGCAGAGGCTCCTCGCGCTCGCGCAGCGCTCGGGTGAAGTCCGCCGCGACGTCGACTTCGACGACGTGGTGTGCATGGCCACGGCCGTCTCCCTGGCCGCCACGCAGCACGCGGGCGATGCGCGCCGCGTTCACCGTCTCGTCACCCTGTTCGTCGATGGACTGTCGCTGCGGAGGGAGCCGCGTGCCGCCGGCACCAAACGGACCACCCCCCGCCGCGCGCGATGA
- a CDS encoding NmrA/HSCARG family protein, giving the protein MAAKNEFVLVLGATGQQGGATARALRRDGWRVRAFVRDPQSPQAQALAQLGVELAQGDLDDRSSLDRAMGGAFGVFSIQPSSGQPQYGVSDEDELRLGVSVADAAKSAGVAHFVYTSAAGLRPGTGVGHFESKWRIEEHVRASGLRATIVRPAAFTDLLLWPVFGLSRRELVFFQQPDRAMQFIVPEDIGPLVAHVFSNPEAHLGATIELAGDELTGNELAAQISRATHESVSYARFPPEMLAQNPLFGRLVDVVDREKVFGRADIPALRRIHPGLRTVSTWLAQGGAEAIRALFTV; this is encoded by the coding sequence ATGGCCGCGAAGAACGAGTTCGTGCTGGTGCTGGGAGCGACGGGTCAGCAAGGCGGCGCCACGGCGCGCGCGCTGCGGAGAGACGGGTGGCGCGTCCGCGCGTTCGTCCGCGATCCGCAGAGCCCGCAGGCGCAGGCGCTCGCCCAGCTCGGGGTGGAGCTCGCGCAGGGCGATCTCGACGATCGCAGCTCGCTCGATCGCGCCATGGGCGGTGCGTTCGGCGTCTTCAGCATCCAGCCGAGCTCCGGACAACCGCAGTACGGCGTCTCCGACGAGGACGAGCTCCGCCTCGGGGTGAGCGTGGCCGACGCGGCGAAGAGCGCCGGTGTCGCGCACTTCGTGTACACGTCGGCAGCCGGGCTGCGGCCGGGAACCGGGGTCGGTCACTTCGAGAGCAAGTGGAGGATCGAAGAGCACGTGCGCGCCAGCGGTCTTCGCGCCACCATCGTGCGCCCCGCCGCGTTCACGGACCTGCTCCTCTGGCCGGTGTTCGGCCTGTCGCGGCGCGAGCTCGTGTTCTTCCAGCAGCCCGATCGGGCGATGCAGTTCATCGTCCCCGAAGACATCGGCCCGCTGGTCGCTCACGTATTCTCGAACCCGGAGGCCCACCTCGGCGCGACCATCGAGCTCGCGGGGGACGAGCTCACCGGCAATGAGCTGGCGGCCCAAATCAGCCGCGCGACCCACGAATCCGTCTCGTACGCCCGCTTCCCACCCGAAATGCTCGCACAAAATCCGCTGTTCGGCCGCCTCGTCGACGTCGTCGACCGCGAAAAGGTCTTTGGACGAGCCGACATCCCCGCGTTGCGCCGCATTCACCCGGGCTTGCGCACCGTCTCGACATGGCTCGCGCAGGGCGGCGCGGAGGCGATTCGCGCGCTCTTCACGGTGTGA
- a CDS encoding LysR family transcriptional regulator, producing the protein MDTKHLDLNLLVTLEALLVEQNVTKAAARLHLSQPAVSAQLNRLREVFDDPLLIPAHRGMTPTAKALELLDPLRQALDRVRALVTDHGNFDPAKAKLTVAIACTDYLQATVVMPLVKELRKKAPGVRVAVRYLDLLQLEAQMARGDVDLAFMRPQIAPPSLRNRHLFDERYVLIGRRNHPRLRDGLTVEEFVRLEHVIVSPLGGGFVTPVDEALAALGYSRTVVLSAASFLFVPEIVAQSDFVALIPERLVRDRADKLKLVDFSMIAEGFAVSMLWHERSHGHAGHRWIRETIAALVGIRPPARKGRPAGR; encoded by the coding sequence ATGGATACCAAGCACCTCGATCTGAACCTCCTCGTCACCCTCGAGGCACTGCTGGTGGAGCAGAACGTCACCAAGGCGGCCGCCCGCCTGCATCTGAGCCAACCTGCGGTGAGCGCCCAGTTGAATCGCCTGCGGGAGGTCTTCGACGATCCGCTGCTCATTCCGGCGCACCGCGGGATGACCCCCACGGCCAAGGCGCTCGAGCTGCTCGATCCCTTGCGCCAGGCGCTGGATCGCGTCCGGGCGCTGGTGACGGACCACGGGAACTTCGACCCCGCCAAGGCCAAATTAACGGTCGCCATCGCGTGCACCGACTACCTGCAGGCGACCGTGGTCATGCCGCTGGTCAAGGAGCTCCGCAAGAAGGCGCCCGGCGTGCGCGTCGCCGTGCGCTACCTCGATCTGCTGCAATTGGAGGCACAAATGGCGCGGGGCGACGTCGATCTGGCCTTCATGCGGCCACAAATTGCCCCGCCCAGCCTTCGCAACCGTCACCTGTTCGACGAACGCTATGTCCTCATCGGCCGTCGAAACCATCCCCGGCTGCGCGACGGGCTCACGGTGGAGGAGTTCGTTCGATTGGAGCACGTGATCGTCTCGCCACTCGGCGGCGGCTTCGTCACCCCCGTCGACGAAGCCTTGGCGGCCCTCGGATACAGCCGCACGGTGGTGCTCTCCGCCGCTTCCTTTCTCTTCGTCCCCGAGATCGTCGCCCAATCGGACTTCGTGGCCCTGATCCCCGAACGGCTGGTGCGCGACCGCGCGGACAAGCTGAAATTGGTCGACTTCTCCATGATCGCCGAAGGGTTTGCCGTGAGCATGTTGTGGCACGAGCGCAGCCACGGACACGCGGGCCACCGCTGGATCCGCGAGACCATCGCCGCGCTCGTCGGCATTCGCCCCCCCGCGCGCAAAGGTCGCCCGGCGGGGCGATAG
- a CDS encoding NAD(P)H-dependent oxidoreductase, producing the protein MKNDAVKKNVLIVYAHPEPTSLTRALVDVSVQTLQEQGHTVALSDLYGMKWKAVFDEHDFPARADTERLSFIAESGHAYSTGRQTADVEAEQAKLLAADAVILQFPLWWFSMPAILKGWVDRVFAYGLAYGYKGKGNHYRYGEGAFKGKRAMLSAIVGGPAEDYSPRGINGPLEQLLFPITHGTLFFPGMDVLPSHAVYGSGRITEAGVEAAKAIWRSRLENLFDDAPIPFRRQNDGDYPDQHVLANHIAVDQTGLLAHIAEKAEARVTGAAEG; encoded by the coding sequence ATGAAGAACGACGCTGTGAAGAAGAACGTGCTGATCGTCTACGCGCACCCCGAGCCCACGTCGCTCACCCGTGCGCTCGTCGATGTGAGCGTGCAAACCTTGCAGGAGCAAGGGCACACGGTGGCCTTGTCGGATCTCTACGGCATGAAATGGAAGGCCGTGTTCGACGAGCACGACTTCCCGGCCCGCGCCGATACCGAGCGGTTGTCGTTCATCGCGGAGTCGGGGCATGCCTATTCGACGGGCCGGCAAACGGCGGACGTGGAAGCGGAGCAGGCGAAGCTCCTGGCGGCCGACGCCGTGATCCTGCAGTTTCCGCTTTGGTGGTTCAGCATGCCCGCCATCCTCAAAGGTTGGGTGGATCGGGTGTTCGCGTACGGGTTGGCTTATGGCTACAAGGGAAAAGGAAACCATTACCGCTACGGCGAGGGCGCCTTCAAGGGCAAGCGCGCCATGCTGTCCGCCATCGTCGGGGGGCCGGCGGAGGACTATTCGCCGCGCGGCATCAACGGGCCGCTCGAGCAGCTCCTGTTTCCCATCACCCACGGCACGCTCTTCTTTCCCGGCATGGACGTGCTGCCCTCCCACGCCGTTTATGGGAGCGGACGCATCACGGAGGCCGGCGTGGAGGCCGCGAAAGCCATTTGGCGCTCCCGCCTCGAGAACCTCTTCGACGATGCGCCCATCCCGTTCCGGCGTCAAAACGATGGAGACTATCCGGACCAGCACGTGCTCGCGAATCACATCGCCGTCGACCAGACGGGATTGTTGGCCCACATCGCGGAGAAGGCGGAAGCGCGCGTGACGGGGGCCGCGGAAGGCTGA
- a CDS encoding DUF1269 domain-containing protein produces MSSPDPRTLIVLSFDSTLKAQEALLAATRLQTEGAIVLHDAVFVEKHADGTVHVQETVDETPGDAALRSSVWGALIGTLLGGPVGTVLGGAFSAGVGALAAQLSDYGIPNAKVHELRASVNPGNTALALLVSHVREAALVSELSRFSGASLLEATLPPEVTQAVRNALRPKEPSEGSQG; encoded by the coding sequence ATGAGCTCACCCGACCCGCGCACCCTCATCGTTCTTTCGTTCGACTCCACGCTGAAAGCACAGGAGGCCCTCTTGGCGGCCACCCGCCTGCAGACGGAAGGCGCAATCGTGTTGCACGACGCCGTTTTCGTCGAGAAGCATGCAGACGGAACGGTGCACGTGCAGGAGACCGTCGACGAGACCCCGGGCGACGCGGCCCTTCGCAGCAGCGTGTGGGGCGCGCTGATCGGCACCTTGCTCGGCGGGCCGGTCGGGACCGTGCTCGGCGGGGCCTTCAGCGCGGGGGTCGGCGCGCTGGCTGCGCAGCTCTCCGATTACGGTATCCCCAACGCGAAGGTGCACGAGCTGCGCGCGAGCGTGAACCCTGGAAATACGGCGCTGGCGTTGCTCGTGAGCCATGTTCGCGAGGCGGCGCTCGTCTCCGAGCTCTCCCGCTTCAGCGGCGCGTCCCTGCTCGAGGCGACCTTGCCCCCCGAGGTGACGCAAGCCGTCCGCAATGCGCTCCGGCCGAAGGAGCCGAGCGAAGGCTCGCAAGGGTGA
- a CDS encoding NAD(P)H-dependent oxidoreductase, with protein sequence MSTEHAIEPSTPSKPHIGIVISTTRPGRFGDIPTQWIFDIARKRDDAQFEIVDLRDYPIPFFEEKSSPAHIPIENAVAKRWAERMASFDGYIFVTAEYNHGPPAVLKNALDHLGLEASRKPATFVGYGGVGGARAVEHLRHVLAEMHVASLKHTIHICAMEMLGILREGKSMADFPFLNQGTKPMLDDLVWWANTLKAGREAPESARP encoded by the coding sequence ATGTCGACCGAGCACGCCATCGAACCGAGCACGCCATCCAAACCCCATATCGGCATCGTCATCAGCACGACGCGACCGGGGCGCTTCGGGGATATTCCCACGCAATGGATCTTCGACATCGCCCGCAAACGCGACGATGCGCAATTCGAGATCGTCGATCTGCGCGATTACCCGATACCCTTCTTCGAAGAGAAGTCGTCACCCGCTCATATCCCCATCGAGAACGCCGTCGCCAAGCGTTGGGCCGAGCGGATGGCCAGCTTCGACGGCTACATCTTCGTCACCGCCGAGTACAACCACGGCCCCCCTGCCGTGCTGAAAAACGCCTTGGATCACCTGGGCCTGGAGGCGAGCCGCAAGCCCGCGACCTTCGTCGGCTACGGCGGCGTCGGCGGCGCGCGGGCGGTGGAGCACTTGCGGCATGTCCTGGCGGAGATGCACGTCGCGTCGCTCAAACACACCATCCATATCTGCGCGATGGAAATGCTGGGAATACTTCGCGAAGGAAAGTCGATGGCCGATTTTCCTTTTTTGAATCAAGGCACCAAACCGATGCTCGACGACCTGGTCTGGTGGGCCAATACGCTCAAAGCCGGGCGTGAAGCTCCCGAGAGCGCACGCCCGTAA
- a CDS encoding helix-turn-helix transcriptional regulator, with the protein MSTHDQDPTERSEEQELRNCQSVRQILSRFGDKWTSSVVGVLGDKRLRFRDIHRAIGTISQRMLAVTLRGLERDGLVVRTAYPTVPPRVEYHLSERGRALIGVLRPFGEWVSANHDAIEESRKIFDGDTEEHE; encoded by the coding sequence ATGTCCACCCACGACCAGGACCCCACGGAGCGGAGCGAAGAACAGGAGCTCCGCAATTGCCAATCCGTCCGCCAAATTTTGAGCCGCTTCGGCGACAAGTGGACGAGCTCCGTGGTGGGGGTACTGGGGGATAAACGACTGCGCTTCCGAGATATCCATCGCGCGATCGGCACCATTTCGCAGCGCATGCTGGCGGTCACCCTGCGCGGCCTCGAACGCGACGGCTTGGTGGTGCGGACAGCCTACCCCACCGTACCCCCGCGCGTGGAGTACCATCTGTCCGAGCGCGGGCGGGCCCTGATAGGCGTTCTCCGACCGTTCGGGGAATGGGTATCGGCCAATCACGACGCCATCGAAGAGTCGCGAAAGATCTTCGATGGCGACACGGAAGAGCACGAATAG
- a CDS encoding DUF6151 family protein: MSRDVELRCRCGEIRGHVANAAPRTVNRVVCYCDDCQAFLHYLGRADLFDAQGGTDIVQVAPASLVFERGAERIEGVRLTAKGLYRWYAGCCKTPVGNTLGPAIPFVGLVAQTFEGGSAAADDIVGKPIGAILGKFAIGTPPAGSTSLNVRLIARTAKLLIGWRLGGQTWPHPFFDRATRTPLRPAKVLTIAERDALRPLCGPHPAVASHA, encoded by the coding sequence ATGAGTCGAGACGTCGAGCTACGCTGTCGTTGCGGGGAGATTCGAGGGCACGTCGCGAACGCCGCGCCGAGGACGGTGAATCGCGTCGTCTGTTATTGCGACGATTGCCAAGCGTTCCTTCATTACCTCGGCCGCGCGGATCTCTTCGATGCGCAGGGTGGGACGGATATCGTGCAGGTCGCCCCTGCGTCGCTCGTGTTCGAACGAGGCGCGGAGCGCATCGAGGGCGTACGCCTCACGGCGAAGGGGCTTTACCGGTGGTACGCGGGCTGCTGCAAAACGCCGGTGGGCAACACGCTCGGTCCGGCCATCCCCTTCGTGGGGCTCGTCGCGCAGACGTTCGAGGGTGGTTCGGCCGCGGCCGATGACATCGTCGGCAAACCGATCGGCGCCATCCTCGGCAAGTTTGCCATCGGCACCCCGCCCGCTGGCTCCACCTCGTTGAACGTGCGGCTCATCGCGCGCACCGCCAAGTTGCTCATCGGCTGGCGACTGGGGGGGCAAACGTGGCCGCACCCGTTCTTCGACCGCGCGACCCGTACCCCGCTCCGGCCCGCGAAGGTGCTCACCATCGCCGAGCGCGACGCACTGCGCCCGCTTTGTGGTCCGCACCCCGCGGTGGCCTCGCACGCCTGA
- a CDS encoding pyridoxal-phosphate dependent enzyme: MSLRISLEQILAAEKTIAPYVARTPSVWSAGLSAYLGRRTALKLENLQRSGCFKPRGIVNKILSLSDEERAKGLVTVSGGNHGIAIANIARAMGIEATVVMPESAPARSKELVRAEGTTLIVAPDVSAAFAIAEEKRQAGLTYIHGYDDPAIIAGHGTAGLELLRDVPELTDVVVSIGGGGLISGVATAMKALRPDLRIWGVETEGADTMSRALAEGRPVSIKPSSIATTLGPPAVTERTLLHVKALVEHVFVVSDAEAVEGMLTLAEQAKVWVEPAAGCLVPAAQKVIARAGSDSVLGLIVCGGNATFRDVRQWVERFGKSP, from the coding sequence ATGAGCCTTCGAATCAGCCTCGAGCAGATCCTCGCCGCGGAGAAGACGATCGCCCCTTACGTCGCGCGGACCCCCAGCGTGTGGAGCGCGGGTTTGTCGGCCTACCTCGGGCGAAGAACGGCCCTCAAGCTCGAAAATCTCCAGCGCTCGGGCTGTTTCAAGCCGCGGGGCATCGTCAACAAAATCCTGTCCCTATCGGACGAGGAGCGCGCGAAAGGCTTGGTGACCGTCAGCGGCGGCAATCATGGCATCGCCATCGCGAACATCGCGCGCGCCATGGGTATCGAGGCCACGGTGGTGATGCCCGAATCGGCCCCCGCGCGCTCCAAGGAGCTGGTTCGGGCCGAGGGGACCACCTTGATCGTGGCGCCCGACGTCTCGGCGGCGTTCGCGATCGCGGAAGAAAAACGGCAAGCAGGGCTCACGTACATTCACGGGTACGACGATCCCGCGATCATCGCGGGGCACGGCACCGCAGGCTTGGAGCTCCTTCGCGACGTGCCCGAGCTCACGGACGTCGTCGTCAGCATCGGCGGCGGCGGGCTCATCTCCGGCGTCGCCACCGCCATGAAGGCGTTGAGACCCGATTTGCGAATTTGGGGCGTCGAAACCGAGGGCGCCGACACCATGTCGCGCGCCCTCGCCGAGGGCCGGCCGGTGAGCATCAAGCCCTCGTCCATCGCGACCACCTTGGGCCCGCCCGCGGTGACCGAGCGCACCCTCCTGCACGTGAAAGCGCTGGTCGAGCATGTCTTCGTCGTCTCCGACGCGGAGGCCGTCGAAGGGATGCTCACCCTCGCGGAGCAGGCGAAGGTATGGGTCGAGCCGGCCGCCGGCTGCCTCGTTCCGGCCGCGCAAAAGGTGATCGCGCGCGCCGGGAGCGATAGCGTCCTCGGTTTGATCGTATGCGGCGGCAACGCGACATTTCGCGATGTCCGTCAGTGGGTGGAGCGCTTCGGCAAATCGCCGTGA
- a CDS encoding phosphatase PAP2 family protein, protein MTPRAIVACVLPIVSFFGSRVAAQTSPPASPAPPSAPLAPPPSTPVAPPPGPFAVQPITDGAIVAVNAGFAGLLDLVMGTGELRAQQISPTFEPSSLLEIDRGAISQHVDPNAAMYSNIGMGVALGYAILDPIASAFREKSARTALVDGILYAETITITIGVTNLAKIAVRRPRPSAYVAAQEQKHDPTYANPDTDSSLSFFSGHSSVSAAISATATYLAFVRSPRTARPWITLIAGTALTSFVAFERVRAGKHFPTDVIAGALAGAGIGVLVPHFHRVDAASPRTFWVGAGPAEHGVGGTFSLSGSF, encoded by the coding sequence ATGACCCCCCGAGCGATCGTTGCGTGCGTCCTCCCCATCGTGTCGTTCTTTGGATCGCGGGTCGCGGCGCAAACGTCGCCACCGGCGTCACCGGCTCCGCCGAGCGCGCCCTTGGCTCCGCCGCCGAGCACCCCCGTGGCTCCGCCGCCGGGACCCTTCGCCGTGCAACCCATCACCGATGGAGCCATCGTCGCCGTCAACGCTGGATTCGCGGGCCTGCTCGATCTCGTCATGGGAACGGGCGAGCTTCGCGCGCAACAAATCTCCCCCACCTTCGAGCCGAGCAGCCTCCTCGAAATCGACCGCGGCGCGATTTCCCAACACGTCGATCCAAACGCCGCGATGTATTCGAACATTGGAATGGGCGTCGCGCTCGGCTATGCCATTCTCGATCCCATCGCGAGCGCATTTCGCGAGAAGAGCGCCCGCACCGCGCTGGTGGACGGCATCCTCTACGCCGAGACCATCACCATTACGATTGGCGTCACCAACCTCGCCAAGATTGCCGTGCGCCGGCCTCGCCCCAGCGCCTATGTGGCGGCGCAAGAGCAAAAGCACGACCCGACGTACGCGAACCCCGACACGGACAGCTCGCTCTCGTTCTTCTCGGGCCACTCCTCCGTGTCGGCCGCGATCTCCGCCACCGCGACCTACCTCGCCTTCGTGCGCTCGCCGCGGACCGCGCGGCCATGGATCACGTTGATCGCGGGCACCGCCCTCACCAGCTTCGTCGCCTTCGAGCGCGTGCGCGCCGGAAAGCACTTCCCCACGGACGTGATCGCGGGCGCGCTGGCCGGCGCGGGCATCGGTGTCCTGGTGCCCCACTTTCATCGGGTCGACGCCGCCTCGCCGCGGACCTTCTGGGTCGGCGCGGGCCCGGCCGAGCATGGCGTCGGCGGCACGTTCTCGCTGAGCGGCTCATTCTGA
- a CDS encoding autoinducer 2 ABC transporter substrate-binding protein — translation MQTGITEFGKESGVDATQVGPAEASAEQQVKMIQDVMAQRPKAITVVPNSPEALEGVLKQAIDAGIVVVTHEAATQKNTTIDIEAFDNAAYGAKIMDSLGTCMGGSGKYAAFVGAVTAKSHMEWVAGALAEAKSKFPQITRVGDPLESKEKADTAYEKTKELLQKYPDLKGIEGSASVDVAGVGRAIQELGLQDKVCVMGTSIPSVAGQYLKDGSVDKIFFWDPAVAGKAMMKVAKLLVEGKPVGAGLDLQLPGYESIQPDPSHPKSFHGAAWIEVDKSNAANYPF, via the coding sequence ATGCAGACGGGAATTACCGAGTTCGGCAAAGAATCGGGGGTGGACGCGACGCAAGTCGGGCCCGCCGAGGCGAGCGCCGAGCAGCAAGTGAAGATGATTCAGGACGTCATGGCCCAGCGGCCCAAAGCGATCACGGTCGTACCGAACTCGCCCGAGGCGCTCGAAGGCGTGCTCAAGCAGGCAATCGACGCCGGCATCGTGGTGGTGACGCACGAGGCCGCGACCCAGAAGAACACCACGATCGATATCGAGGCGTTCGACAACGCGGCCTACGGCGCCAAAATCATGGATTCGCTGGGCACCTGTATGGGCGGGAGCGGCAAATATGCGGCCTTCGTGGGCGCGGTCACCGCGAAGTCGCACATGGAATGGGTCGCCGGCGCCCTGGCGGAGGCAAAATCCAAATTTCCACAGATTACCCGGGTGGGTGATCCATTGGAGTCCAAGGAAAAGGCCGACACCGCGTACGAGAAGACGAAGGAGCTGCTCCAGAAATACCCGGATCTCAAAGGGATCGAGGGCAGCGCCTCGGTCGATGTCGCCGGCGTGGGACGCGCCATTCAAGAGTTGGGCTTGCAGGACAAGGTGTGCGTGATGGGGACCAGCATCCCCTCGGTCGCGGGCCAATATTTGAAGGATGGCTCGGTGGACAAGATCTTCTTCTGGGATCCGGCCGTGGCCGGCAAGGCCATGATGAAGGTGGCCAAGCTGCTCGTCGAAGGCAAACCCGTGGGCGCGGGCCTCGATTTGCAGCTCCCCGGATACGAATCGATTCAGCCCGATCCGAGCCATCCCAAGAGCTTCCACGGCGCCGCCTGGATCGAGGTGGACAAGTCGAACGCCGCCAATTACCCCTTTTAG